In Candida orthopsilosis Co 90-125, chromosome 6 draft sequence, the following are encoded in one genomic region:
- a CDS encoding Spc105 protein (S. cerevisiae homolog SPC105 has role in mitotic cell cycle spindle assembly checkpoint, protein localization to kinetochore, sister chromatid biorientation, microtubule nucleation) — protein MARSILKDNTAPLPSTSRRVSFAPEVTLHQIEVINPNKRRKTDGGASGYTSLSSESDFEVVHYSSQQELMKEDNDHLMNLSPVGIRNQDVQGDEFNDSSDDGNKPLTDSSDEESRDGGEVTRPELSSAHKRAIEVVKNVDGREETEMSMELTVKGSGTSLEKEKNGESVPNAPLIYASDEDADYSSNDEEVVNSFNTEDDGEEEDMQLTGMVQKFHSHQPVGSVDEPEDMQLTEPITATSRRYRQPSAGSDDDGGDDTINLTILMSKVDEARTRNQIGNGEDVQQGGGEGRVLDHDQKIGEEVDDASNMELTERVSRIVSHVPILKPNLEALPDVGDDEEDEEISVTKDDGDVNTPVGETEMQELVDMEVTEPVRSEAAYHEQEKSINETSTTETQEMELTQPIQNPSRESQLGAVDDQMSQNQDMELTQPVKGLVNKPQPSTSIEENIQEKTLGLGSSLSKITGESDVAHGQSVVSMDFTKRQVPLTDSQQSMELTQTRTIISRHKHGLSPVNGIVTASNSKRHEQQTTTKTSLPNIANEPSQEVSNGKEEERLMVNETSEGIVDRFANYEPVPLSQFLDDVNLKFYTDIDSINRSSIGMDSAESTTHQPPSIYDLISAIPYKEIHALSGFIVKELQNYIRDGEQVFQEFSAQIGNDNLPIMKEFYTTKDDRERDAMIISLNNIKISAKLESKSTWYKWRSTLTRNVIDEMDKQLDLLKQCQKDLDDYLRILDKHAARANEYKKELITKLQRLRNAKQTMGSLSQEQVNGMRYAFSQSKSELKDLAEKVDQAKNKLVQLDQSLVELSVQKRDLLKQVNDVEFDLEKRKPYTREEKIGIKKKYEQLTGLTRLKYARTEGTSNMVFVYEGMVTIKIDFVKHSFQVGEIQSNEFDFKELINHVYRFPISKHGEQKVNPLVEWGRFKSYWRKLVQFDKVLDFIRFQWPVRLISGKEDNDVIRFQFDYFDFGKRKKYIVEGSLAVASLLEFESSIVFTVKPARKFNLDDKEVNETLIKLGDGIDLPQCSYSFVSNI, from the coding sequence ATGGCAAGAAGTATACTCAAAGACAATACAGCACCACTACCGAGCACATCGCGTCGAGTTTCATTTGCACCTGAAGTAACCCTACATCAAATTGAAGTAATAAACCCAAACAAACGAAGGAAAACAGATGGTGGGGCCAGCGGATATACTTCGCTCTCATCAGAGTCTGATTTTGAAGTCGTTCATTATCTGTCGCAACAAGAATTAATGAAGGAGGATAACGaccatttgatgaatttgtcaCCAGTTGGAATTCGTAATCAAGATGTTCAAGGTGATGAGTTTAATGATAGTTCTGATGATGGGAATAAACCATTGACCGATAGTTCGGATGAAGAAAGTAGGGATGGTGGTGAAGTGACACGACCAGAATTGTCTAGTGCTCATAAACGTGCAATTGAAGTGGTCAAAAATGTAGATGGAAGAGAAGAAACTGAAATGAGTATGGAATTGACAGTTAAGGGTAGTGGTACTTcacttgaaaaagaaaagaacGGTGAGTCCGTGCCCAATGCACCACTAATATATGCGTCAGATGAAGATGCGGACTATTCGAgtaatgatgaagaagtggtcaattctttcaacacTGAggatgatggtgaagaagaagatatgCAGCTAACTGGAATggttcaaaaatttcacaGTCATCAACCAGTTGGTTCCGTTGATGAACCAGAGGATATGCAATTGACTGAGCCTATTACCGCAACTTCGCGACGATACAGACAACCAAGTGCGGGttcagatgatgatggtggtgatgatactataaatttgacaattcTAATGTCAAAAGTGGATGAGGCACGTACCAGGAATCAGATTGGAAATGGAGAAGATGTTCAACAAGGTGGTGGAGAGGGGAGAGTTTTAGATCAtgatcaaaaaattggcGAGGAGGTGGATGATGCTTCAAATATGGAATTAACTGAGAGAGTTAGTCGAATTGTATCTCATGTTCccattttgaaaccaaatcTTGAAGCGTTACCagatgttggtgatgatgaggaagacGAGGAGATATCTGTAACAAAGGATGACGGAGATGTAAATACACCAGTAGGTGAAACAGAAATGCAGGAACTAGTAGATATGGAAGTTACTGAACCAGTGAGAAGTGAGGCTGCATATCACGAGCAGGAGAAGCTGATTAATGAAACTAGTACCACTGAAACTCAAGAGATGGAATTAACTCAGCCTATTCAAAATCCCTCTAGAGAGCTGCAACTAGGAGCAGTTGATGATCAAATGCTGCAAAATCAAGATATGGAATTGACGCAGCCAGTAAAAGGCTTGGTAAACAAGCCTCAACCAAgtacatcaattgaagaaaacaTCCAGGAAAAGACTTTGGGTTTGGGTAGCTCATTGTCAAAAATAACTGGCGAGAGTGATGTAGCACATGGACAAAGTGTTGTCAGTATGGATTTTACTAAGCGACAGGTGCCCTTGACTGATTCACAGCAATCTATGGAGCTCACGCaaacaagaacaataaTATCGCGACATAAACATGGATTACTGCCGGTGAACGGGATTGTAACAGCGTCAAACTCCAAAAGACATGAACAACAGACTACTACAAAGACATCACTACCAAATATTGCCAATGAGCCACTGCAAGAAGTTAGTAATGGCAAAGAGGAAGAACGACTCATGGTGAACGAAACAAGTGAAGGTATTGTGGATAGATTTGCGAACTACGAACCAGTTCCCTTATCccaatttcttgatgatGTTAACCTCAAGTTCTACACCGATATTGATTCCATAAACAGATCACTGATTGGAATGGATTCAGCTGAATCCACCACTCATCAACCACCTTCAATATATGATTTGATCCTGGCGATTCCCTATAAGGAAATACATGCATTGAGTGGCTTTATCGTGAAGGAGTTACAAAATTATATCAGGGACGGTGAACAAGTGTTTCAAGAATTTAGTGCTCAAATTGGTAATGACAATCTTCCTATAATGAAGGAATTTTATACAACGAAAGACGATAGAGAACGTGATGCTATGATCATATCTTTGaataatatcaaaatcCTGGCTAAATTGGAAAGTAAGTCAACTTGGTACAAATGGAGGTCAACATTGACCCGAAACgtgattgatgaaatggatAAACAActtgatttattgaagcAATGTCAAAAGGATTTGGATGACTATTTACGAATACTAGACAAGCATGCTGCTCGGGCTAATGAATACAAGAAGGAGTTGATTACCAAGTTGCAACGATTACGCAACGCGAAACAAACAATGGGTAGTTTGTCACAAGAACAAGTCAATGGTATGCGATATGCATTCAGTCAACTGAAATCTGAATTAAAAGATCTTGCGGAAAAGGTTGATCAAGCAAAGAACAAGTTAGTGCAACTAGATCAATCATTAGTTGAATTGAGTGTCCAGAAACGTGATTTGCTCAAGCAGGtgaatgatgttgaatttgatttggaaaaacgCAAACCCTACACCAGGGaggaaaaaattggaatcaaaaagaagtaCGAACAATTGACTGGTTTAACTCGATTGAAATATGCACGTACTGAAGGTACTTCAAATATGGTGTTTGTGTACGAAGGTATGGTtacaatcaaaattgatttcgTGAAACATTCTTTTCAAGTTGGAGAAATACAATCGAATGAGTTCgatttcaaagaattgatcaatCACGTTTACAGATTTCCTATATCAAAACACGGAGAACAAAAGGTAAATCCACTTGTTGAATGGGGGAGGTTCAAGTCCTATTGGCGAAAACTAgtccaatttgataaagtatTGGATTTCATTAGGTTCCAATGGCCTGTTCGATTGATTTcaggaaaagaagataaTGATGTGATcagatttcaatttgattattttgattttggtaaaCGAAAGAAGtacattgttgaaggatCACTCGCAGTTGCATCTttacttgaatttgaatcaagtATTGTCTTTACTGTTAAACCAGCTAGGAAATTTAATCTAGATGATAAAGAAGTCAATGAAACACTTATAAAGCTTGGTGATGGTATCGATTTACCTCAATGTTCATACAGTTTTGTCTCAAATATATAG
- a CDS encoding Arr3 protein (similar to C. parapsilosis CPAR2_601050 and C. albicans ARR3 similar to S. cerevisiae Arr3p, an arsenite transporter of the plasma membrane required for resistance to arsenic compounds) — MASTSLKRDLRLVFKEMSLFDKLLPLLIILSVVVGVIISVYAPQAQSIFNNTNNNKLTSVSIQLTIGLIIMMIPPLCKIEYEQLITTTKSNNKRGLYLFAQHWREIAVSLALNWIVGPFLMFGLAWATLFNEKEYRTGIIMIGMARCIAMVLIWNQLALGSNDLCAILVIINSVLQIVLYAPYQVLFCYIITDESIDFANNLNMSDLFVLVLKNIGVFLGIPLASGISIRTIALLTIGEGKFNTKVLPWINPWALIGLLYTIIIIFISKGDSFLHEIGESLKCLIPLCFYFLVMWLGTFFGFRYYSNYINYNRLVKEHEKSAIEMMTPNTRAVVMTEEEEEGDSSESTKLLIKCGCEEKLSCHQLEQHHQGKLQCNANYSSTVTQAFTSSSNNFELSLAIAIALYGEGSKQVIAAVYGPLLEVPILLLLTVVARYFRVKLVWGDA; from the coding sequence ATGGCTTCTACTTCGCTTAAGCGTGATCTCAGGCTAGTATTCAAAGAGATGTCACTTTTTGATAAACTACTTCCTTTACTAATCATATTATCGGTTGTTGTAGGCGTAATCATATCAGTGTATGCACCACAAGCACAATCAATCTTTAACAACACTAATAATAACAAGTTAACTAGCGTTTCAATACAACTTACCATAGGTCTTAtaataatgatgatacCACCATTATGTAAGATCGAATATGAACAATTAATaactacaacaaaatccaacaatAAAAGAGGATTATATCTTTTTGCTCAACATTGGCGTGAAATTGCTGTGTCTTTGGCGTTAAATTGGATTGTGGGACCTTTTCTAATGTTTGGGTTGGCATGGGCCACGCTATTCAACGAAAAGGAGTACCGTACTGGGATAATTATGATAGGTATGGCTCGATGTATTGCCATGGTACTCATTTGGAATCAATTAGCTTTAGGATCGAATGATCTTTGTGCAATATTGGTTATAATCAATAGTGTGCTACAAATTGTATTATATGCACCATACCAAGTCTTATTTTGTTATATAATAActgatgaatcaattgactttgcaaacaatttaaatATGAGTGATTTGTttgtgttggtgttgaaaaatattgGTGTATTTTTGGGTATTCCATTAGCATCAGGCATTTCAATTCGTACTATAGcattgttgacaattgGTGAGGGAAAATTTAATACTAAAGTTTTACCTTGGATCAATCCATGGGCATTAATCGGGCTATTGTATACCATAATTATTATATTCATATCGAAAGGTGATTCATTTTTACATGAGATCGGTGAAAGTCTCAAATGTTTGATTCCactttgtttttattttttggtAATGTGGCTTGGTACATTTTTTGGATTCAGGTATTACTCGAATTACATTAATTATAATAGATTAGTAAAGGAACATGAAAAATCAGCAATCGAAATGATGACACCCAACACAAGGGCAGTAGTAATgacagaagaagaagaagagggtGATTCTAGTGAATCCACCAAACTTCTTATAAAATGTGGATGTGAGGAAAAATTATCTTGTCATCAACTAGAACAGCATCATCAAGGTAAATTACAATGCAATGCCAACTATTCGTCAACAGTAACTCAAGCATTTACTTCGAgttcaaataattttgaGTTGAGTTTGGCAATTGCTATAGCTTTGTATGGGGAAGGAAGTAAACAAGTTATTGCCGCTGTGTATGGGCCATTATTGGAGGTACCTATTCTATTATTGTTGACGGTTGTAGCAAGATACTTTCGAGTCAAACTTGTCTGGGGCGATGCTTAG
- a CDS encoding Avt6 protein (S. cerevisiae homolog AVT6 has L-glutamate transmembrane transporter activity, transmembrane transporter activity, has role in amino acid export from vacuole and localizes to fungal-type vacuole membrane), producing the protein MGRATIKSGTINLLNTIIGAGILAMPYGLSTNGLLFGCILIICSSLTSSFGLYLQNKVAKYTGQRGSVSYFSLAQLTYPQFSIVFDSAISIKCFGVGISYLVVIGDLMPKIVETLTGDSAAVKHPVLMHRNFWISLFMAIIVAPLSYLKKLNSLKYTSFVALFSVGYLICLVIEKYITLSIHKQGSGSSDTDGASLFSRSILPVPAGSKNVDWIGPKSWSSTLSSFPMFVFAYTCHQNMFAIINELKPDAKDGSQTRQSNLIIRNAIATALISYLVVGILGYLTFGNDVNANIISMYPRESISSLIGRLCIVIMVSLSFPLQCHPCRGSINHVIHFITHGVDTSKVKKKTSNSSNHNNINRSNSTSNGSISGSTINGNRTDSGAYTALTSDIESLSSINDSSIVDESFISTTPMEGAHDTQGHDPIVVPLTSKKFYIITSIIVIGSYLVAISVTSLAKVLAFVGSTGSTSISFILPGLFGYLLIKPIEQGQVELTKLEKFCKYGGLVLAIWGVGVMIVCLGATIFLGATH; encoded by the coding sequence ATGGGGCGAGCTACTATCAAGTCAGGTACAATCAATCTACTAAACACGATCATTGGTGCAGGTATACTTGCCATGCCATATGGGTTAAGCACAAATGGACTTTTATTTGGATGTATACTAATCATATGTTCTTCACTTACATCCTCATTTGGTCTATATTTACAAAATAAAGTAGCTAAATATACAGGTCAAAGAGGATCAGTCTCATATTTCAGTTTAGCTCAGTTGACTTATccacaattttcaattgtttttgattcagCCATTTCGATTAAATGTTTTGGTGTTGGTATATCTTACCTTGTCGTGATTGGTGATTTAATGCCCAAGATTGTTGAAACGTTGACAGGAGATTCTGCTGCTGTGAAGCATCCAGTTTTGATGCATCGGAATTTTTGGATCAGTTTGTTTATGGCAATTATAGTTGCTCCATTGTcgtatttgaaaaaattgaatagtTTGAAATACACTAGTTTTGTTGCCTTATTTTCGGTGGggtatttgatttgtttagTGATTGAAAAGTATATTACCTTACTGATTCACAAGCAAGGAAGTGGTAGTAGTGATACTGATGGAGCACTGTTATTTTCAAGGCTGATTTTGCCTGTGCCCGCAGGGAGCAAGAATGTTGATTGGATAGGACCCAAGAGCTGGAGCCTGACTTTAAGTTCATTCCCCATGTTCGTGTTTGCCTATACATGCCATCAAAATATGTTTGCCATtattaatgaattgaaacctGATGCTAAAGATGGGTCACAAACACGTCAATCGAATTTGATTATTCGTAATGCAATCGCAACTGCATTAATCAGTTACTTAGTGGTGGGGATTCTAGGATATTTAACGTTTGGTAACGACGTCAATGCCAATATTATATCTATGTACCCTCGTGAGTCAATTAGTTCATTAATTGGACGATTATGTATCGTCATTATGGTTAGTTTGTCTTTCCCTTTACAATGCCATCCATGTCGTGGATCCATCAACCATGTGATACATTTCATAACACATGGTGTTGATACATCCAAagtgaaaaagaaaacaagcaacagcagcaaccacaacaacatcaatcgAAGCAACAGCACTTCCAACGGCAGTATCAGTGGTAGCACAATAAATGGCAATAGGACTGACAGTGGAGCATACACAGCACTAACTTCCGATATTGAAAGtctttcatcaataaatgATAGCAGTATAGTTGATGAATCGTTTATATCCACCACTCCAATGGAAGGTGCTCACGATACACAAGGTCATGATCCAATAGTGGTTCCATTAACAtccaaaaaattttatataATAACATCCATCATTGTTATCGGAAGTTATCTAGTTGCAATATCAGTTACTTCATTAGCTAAAGTATTGGCATTTGTTGGAAGTACAGGATCAACGTCAATATCATTTATTTTACCGGGACTATTTGGatatttgttgataaagcCAATAGAACAAGGACAAGTGGAACTAACcaagttggaaaaattttgcaaatatgGTGGGTTGGTGTTGGCTATATGGGGCGTTGGTGTAATGATTGTATGTTTGGGAGCCACAATCTTTCTTGGTGCAACACATTGA